In Zunongwangia profunda SM-A87, the following proteins share a genomic window:
- a CDS encoding helix-turn-helix domain-containing protein yields MSHFGKNIRKIRNVKKLSQQAFAELFELKRGTLGAYEEERSEPRIETIIKIANHFSITIDDLLTQELTVNKLLKFKDDLALQGSFHKEKFAEIPCITPKTEADYILYYDKPHFIEDLPKLHLPVDPDKEYRAYLISNLEMTNNDKAYCPKDVVIGEKVDPNDFTKIDTSSLVIALVHGKVLFRKFYYSSSKIILRANNTNIEDIEIESGEIKEMWHVCYTFFRRLPENNTVEIEQKLNFLEQEFMKLREKF; encoded by the coding sequence ATGTCTCATTTCGGTAAAAATATTAGGAAGATAAGAAACGTCAAAAAATTAAGTCAGCAGGCATTTGCCGAATTATTCGAGCTAAAACGTGGTACACTAGGAGCTTACGAGGAAGAAAGAAGTGAACCGCGCATTGAAACCATTATTAAAATCGCTAACCATTTTAGCATAACCATCGATGATCTATTAACTCAAGAGCTAACGGTTAATAAACTATTGAAGTTTAAAGACGACCTGGCACTACAGGGAAGCTTTCATAAAGAAAAGTTTGCTGAAATTCCCTGTATCACTCCAAAAACCGAAGCCGATTACATATTATATTATGATAAACCTCATTTTATAGAAGACCTTCCTAAACTCCATTTACCGGTAGATCCTGATAAAGAATATAGAGCCTATTTAATTTCTAATCTGGAAATGACAAATAACGATAAGGCGTATTGTCCAAAAGACGTCGTTATAGGAGAGAAAGTTGATCCTAATGATTTTACCAAAATCGATACGAGCAGCCTGGTAATTGCACTGGTACATGGTAAAGTACTTTTTAGGAAATTTTACTATTCATCTTCAAAAATTATACTTAGAGCAAACAATACTAATATTGAAGATATCGAGATAGAATCTGGTGAAATTAAGGAAATGTGGCACGTTTGCTATACGTTTTTTAGAAGGCTTCCTGAAAATAATACTGTTGAAATTGAGCAAAAATTAAATTTTCTGGAACAGGAATTTATGAAATTAAGGGAAAAGTTTTAA
- a CDS encoding ferritin-like domain-containing protein, protein MEKINDPKKIAQALQELLEKNHDAGEVFKNGLEDTESDLLKNFLLTQAQQRARFTKELEREIYQIDEVPHNAGTFQGSLQRTWMDLKTIFSDNGDEVILEECLEGEKESAEEYERAIRKYNFSDDILRVLNGQLDEIKHTLKAVSSLKDLETY, encoded by the coding sequence ATGGAAAAAATTAATGACCCTAAAAAAATTGCTCAGGCACTGCAAGAGCTTTTAGAAAAAAATCATGACGCAGGAGAGGTGTTTAAAAACGGACTTGAAGATACTGAAAGTGATCTTTTAAAGAACTTCCTGCTTACCCAGGCGCAACAACGAGCTAGATTTACAAAAGAACTGGAAAGAGAAATCTACCAGATAGACGAGGTACCCCACAATGCAGGAACCTTTCAGGGAAGTTTGCAACGTACCTGGATGGATCTAAAAACAATTTTTAGTGATAATGGCGATGAAGTAATTTTGGAAGAATGTCTAGAGGGTGAAAAAGAAAGTGCTGAAGAGTATGAGAGGGCAATAAGAAAATATAACTTTAGTGACGATATTCTAAGAGTCTTAAATGGCCAATTAGATGAAATTAAACATACCCTAAAAGCCGTATCTTCATTAAAAGATCTGGAGACCTATTAG
- a CDS encoding PspA/IM30 family protein, which translates to MNIFKRLFKIGEAEANSAIDKMEDPIKLTEQGIRDLKLDLEKNLEALAQVKALAIRAKNDQEEYLDKKEDYHNKAILILKKGQSGDMDKTESDRLAREALVKKEEAQKHVERSEEEAKKFNENVAQLERNIQTIKSNISNWENELRTLKARVKVSNATKSLNKQMAEIDSSSTVSMLERMKEKVAQEEALAEAYGDIAGASKSIDDELEKAASTTEAKAEDDLSKLKDQLGLNDDKK; encoded by the coding sequence ATGAACATTTTTAAACGATTATTTAAGATAGGAGAAGCTGAAGCTAATTCAGCAATCGATAAAATGGAAGATCCCATTAAATTAACCGAACAGGGAATTAGGGACCTTAAATTAGATTTAGAGAAAAACCTGGAGGCTTTGGCTCAGGTAAAAGCCTTAGCGATTAGAGCTAAAAACGACCAGGAAGAATACCTGGATAAAAAAGAGGATTATCATAATAAAGCGATTTTGATCCTTAAAAAAGGACAAAGTGGCGATATGGATAAAACCGAATCAGATCGTTTGGCTCGCGAAGCTTTGGTTAAGAAAGAAGAGGCCCAAAAGCATGTAGAACGATCTGAAGAAGAAGCGAAAAAGTTCAATGAAAATGTAGCACAGTTAGAACGAAATATTCAAACCATCAAATCGAATATCAGTAACTGGGAAAACGAACTTAGAACCCTTAAGGCACGCGTAAAAGTGAGTAATGCCACTAAGAGCCTTAATAAGCAAATGGCTGAAATAGATAGTAGCAGCACCGTTTCTATGCTGGAGCGTATGAAAGAAAAAGTAGCCCAGGAAGAAGCACTGGCAGAAGCTTATGGCGATATTGCCGGCGCCTCGAAATCTATTGATGATGAGCTTGAAAAAGCTGCGAGTACTACAGAAGCTAAAGCCGAAGACGACCTTAGCAAGCTTAAAGACCAGTTGGGTTTAAATGATGATAAAAAATAA
- a CDS encoding DUF6134 family protein: MKFTIFLLAFLAISYSALSQNKSFSYAVVHKGDKIGKLEAIKKVNGGITEYQTETNIQTRILAKIEVNYNFRVVFNGHELKNTEAQIFLNRKNRTSTKTIKTNEHNYKFYDSGKLEKTINSPISYTCIQLMFEEPTNVKKAYSEETGEFQSLRKIGMHSYAKENEKGRESFYHYKNGILQTAKIDAGIIEFELQLQPL, encoded by the coding sequence ATGAAATTCACTATTTTTTTACTCGCTTTTTTAGCTATTTCATATAGTGCTTTGTCTCAAAATAAATCGTTTAGTTATGCTGTGGTCCACAAAGGCGATAAAATTGGAAAGTTAGAAGCAATTAAAAAAGTAAACGGTGGAATTACCGAATATCAAACTGAAACCAATATCCAAACCCGAATTTTGGCCAAAATAGAAGTCAATTATAATTTCAGGGTCGTTTTTAATGGACATGAGCTTAAAAATACTGAAGCTCAAATTTTCTTAAACAGAAAAAACCGTACCAGTACTAAAACTATAAAGACAAATGAACATAACTATAAATTTTATGATTCTGGCAAGCTTGAAAAAACCATAAACTCACCTATTTCCTATACCTGTATCCAGTTAATGTTTGAGGAGCCTACCAACGTAAAGAAAGCCTATAGCGAAGAAACCGGCGAATTTCAGTCATTACGAAAAATAGGTATGCATTCTTATGCTAAAGAAAACGAGAAAGGAAGAGAAAGCTTTTATCATTATAAAAACGGAATATTACAGACTGCAAAAATTGATGCTGGAATTATTGAATTTGAGTTGCAATTACAACCACTATAA
- a CDS encoding DUF1697 domain-containing protein, with amino-acid sequence MKTYIAILKGINVGGHKKIMMADLRKMLCEISYIGEVNTYIQSGNIVFKASEENTDVLENLIQQKIADHYGFEVSTIVLSKENLSSIIDSNPYAEEEIKRLHCCFFKTDPILENRQKLETFDASPDAFTVGNSCMYICCATERYSKSNINNSVAEKILKIECTTRNWKTCTKLLEMLENL; translated from the coding sequence ATGAAAACCTATATTGCCATCTTAAAAGGAATAAATGTGGGAGGCCATAAAAAAATAATGATGGCGGATCTTCGGAAGATGCTATGTGAAATTTCGTATATCGGGGAAGTTAATACTTATATCCAAAGTGGTAATATTGTATTTAAAGCTTCCGAAGAAAATACCGATGTTTTGGAAAATCTTATTCAGCAGAAAATTGCAGATCATTATGGATTTGAGGTAAGTACTATCGTACTTTCTAAAGAAAATTTAAGTTCAATCATCGATAGCAATCCTTATGCTGAAGAGGAAATTAAGCGTTTACACTGTTGCTTTTTTAAAACCGATCCTATTTTAGAAAACCGACAGAAATTAGAAACTTTTGATGCCTCGCCCGATGCGTTTACAGTAGGAAATAGCTGTATGTATATTTGTTGTGCGACCGAGCGTTATAGTAAATCAAATATAAATAACAGTGTTGCTGAAAAAATACTGAAGATTGAATGTACCACCCGAAATTGGAAAACCTGCACGAAACTTTTAGAAATGCTTGAAAATTTATAG
- a CDS encoding YbjN domain-containing protein, whose translation MKNHFQITKNFLLELNFNIDFENEAEGILMIRKENFAIKNLILGVAPPILIMEQFLFRINNQSEKIYRSLLQKNRDIIHGAFVLDDSGKTVIFRDTLQIENLDLNELEGSLNSLSLLMSEYSDKIIEFSKY comes from the coding sequence ATGAAAAATCATTTTCAGATCACAAAAAATTTTCTTTTAGAGCTGAACTTCAATATTGATTTTGAGAACGAAGCCGAGGGAATATTAATGATTCGCAAAGAAAATTTTGCAATTAAAAACCTTATCCTGGGAGTGGCACCGCCTATTTTAATTATGGAGCAGTTCTTATTCAGGATTAATAATCAGTCAGAAAAAATTTATCGAAGTCTGCTGCAAAAAAACAGAGATATCATTCATGGCGCCTTTGTACTGGACGATTCTGGCAAAACAGTGATCTTTAGGGATACCCTTCAAATAGAGAACTTAGATCTTAATGAGTTAGAAGGATCGTTAAACTCACTTAGTTTATTGATGAGTGAATATTCAGATAAAATTATAGAATTTTCAAAATATTAA
- a CDS encoding SPFH domain-containing protein: protein MNQILPIIGIGLGGLLFLIVVYFAIIAMFYKKVPQGRAIVRTGFGGTKVATDKGLYVVPVFHKVEVMDISVKKIQIERMEHEGLICKDNMRADIKVAFFVRVNNDISFIKRVAQTIGVDRASRIETLEDLFEAKFSEALKTVGKKFDFIELYEARREFRDEIVNIIGTDLNGYTLEDCAIDFLEQTPISHLKPDNILDSEGIKKITELTAVQNMKANLIKRDEEKTIRKQDVEAREAILELDKQLAEKEEAQKREIANIKARENAEVSKVAEEERLKSETARIATEEKVKVAEENMNRQIIVAAKNKERTEAVESERVEKDRMLEATERERIVTLAQIEKEKVLEVEKKNIQDVIRDRVMLEKGVVEEQENMKDIQAFKTADREKQVKVTIAEANAQEQLIKTIKAAEAQKEAAKQKAEEINIEAQAHKEASEKEAEARKTIAEAKAKEEATIGLSEAEVMHAKADASERQGLMEALIIEKKAKAEAAGMEAKAEASRKEGKAAADVIREKALADAAGIEEKAAAMKKLDGVGKEHEEFKLKLDKELQVDLAHINIQKDIADAQAHVISDALKAAKIDIVGGETMFFDQIIGQITRGKGFDRLVQNSTNIQDLKDSILGSDDIKGNLLTKVREFSEKYGISSEDIKNLTIANLIMELKGRSNDQNEQTMLGNLFNLAKGLGLSDQRVSTLKV, encoded by the coding sequence ATGAATCAAATTTTACCAATTATCGGAATTGGATTAGGGGGATTGTTATTCCTAATCGTAGTCTACTTCGCAATCATTGCGATGTTTTACAAAAAAGTTCCGCAGGGCCGTGCCATTGTTCGTACCGGTTTTGGCGGTACAAAGGTAGCCACGGATAAAGGACTTTATGTAGTGCCTGTTTTCCACAAGGTGGAAGTTATGGATATTTCTGTAAAGAAAATCCAGATCGAAAGAATGGAGCACGAAGGCCTTATTTGTAAAGACAATATGCGTGCAGATATTAAAGTAGCCTTTTTTGTAAGGGTGAATAATGATATTTCTTTCATCAAGAGAGTAGCGCAAACTATTGGAGTAGACCGTGCATCAAGAATCGAAACTTTAGAAGATCTTTTTGAAGCTAAATTTTCTGAAGCTTTAAAAACTGTAGGTAAAAAGTTCGATTTTATCGAATTATACGAAGCAAGGCGTGAATTTAGGGATGAGATTGTGAATATCATTGGTACAGATCTTAATGGCTATACGCTGGAAGATTGTGCGATCGACTTTTTAGAGCAAACACCAATTTCCCATTTAAAACCAGACAATATTCTGGATTCAGAAGGGATTAAAAAGATTACAGAGCTTACTGCGGTTCAGAATATGAAAGCGAACCTTATTAAGCGCGACGAAGAAAAAACCATCAGAAAGCAGGATGTGGAAGCGCGTGAAGCTATTCTCGAATTAGATAAGCAATTGGCGGAAAAAGAAGAAGCGCAAAAGCGTGAAATCGCAAACATCAAAGCCCGTGAAAATGCTGAAGTGAGTAAAGTTGCGGAAGAAGAGCGTTTAAAATCTGAAACAGCCAGAATTGCTACGGAAGAAAAAGTAAAAGTAGCTGAAGAAAACATGAACCGTCAAATCATCGTGGCGGCGAAAAACAAAGAACGGACAGAAGCGGTAGAAAGTGAACGTGTTGAAAAAGATCGTATGCTGGAAGCTACCGAGAGAGAACGTATTGTGACGCTTGCTCAAATTGAGAAAGAAAAAGTTCTTGAAGTAGAGAAGAAAAACATTCAGGATGTGATTCGGGATAGGGTGATGTTAGAAAAAGGAGTGGTAGAAGAGCAGGAGAATATGAAAGATATCCAGGCCTTTAAAACTGCCGATCGTGAAAAGCAAGTAAAAGTAACGATTGCTGAAGCCAACGCTCAGGAGCAATTAATCAAAACCATTAAAGCTGCTGAAGCACAAAAAGAAGCAGCCAAGCAAAAAGCCGAAGAAATTAATATCGAAGCTCAGGCGCATAAAGAAGCCAGTGAAAAAGAAGCAGAAGCTAGAAAAACCATTGCTGAAGCTAAAGCGAAAGAGGAAGCCACCATTGGTTTATCTGAAGCTGAAGTAATGCATGCGAAAGCTGATGCCAGCGAAAGACAGGGACTTATGGAAGCGCTTATTATCGAGAAAAAAGCGAAAGCCGAAGCTGCAGGGATGGAGGCCAAAGCTGAAGCCAGCAGAAAAGAAGGTAAAGCTGCCGCCGATGTAATTAGGGAAAAAGCGCTTGCTGACGCTGCAGGTATCGAAGAAAAAGCAGCTGCAATGAAGAAACTTGATGGTGTTGGTAAAGAACACGAAGAATTTAAGTTGAAACTGGATAAGGAATTACAGGTAGATCTGGCACACATCAACATCCAAAAAGATATTGCCGATGCTCAGGCACATGTCATTAGTGACGCGCTCAAGGCGGCTAAGATTGATATTGTTGGAGGAGAAACCATGTTCTTCGATCAGATCATTGGCCAGATTACCAGAGGTAAAGGATTCGATAGACTGGTACAAAACAGTACCAATATTCAGGATTTAAAAGATTCGATTTTAGGGAGTGATGATATCAAAGGAAATTTACTAACTAAAGTGCGTGAGTTTTCAGAGAAATACGGAATTTCTTCTGAAGATATCAAAAACCTGACGATCGCAAATTTGATCATGGAATTAAAAGGTCGCTCCAACGACCAAAATGAGCAAACCATGTTAGGCAATTTATTCAACCTGGCTAAAGGTTTAGGATTGTCAGATCAGCGAGTTTCAACCTTAAAGGTTTAG
- a CDS encoding universal stress protein, which translates to MKKVLIAIDYHPNSEVVASAGYELAKSMNAEVCLLHVLAEVSHYGVNYSEFLGYPGYENMGVDLNVTAQLQEMAQEYLKSAKKQFNDDKVSTALEIGETHRGILKYAKEWGADLIVMGTHSHSTLEKVLVGTVASKVLEKTEVPVYMVPIKR; encoded by the coding sequence ATGAAAAAAGTATTAATTGCCATCGATTATCACCCAAATTCAGAGGTGGTAGCTAGTGCCGGTTATGAGCTGGCTAAAAGTATGAATGCAGAGGTTTGTTTACTGCATGTATTGGCCGAGGTCTCTCATTATGGCGTCAATTATTCAGAATTTCTTGGTTATCCTGGCTACGAGAATATGGGGGTTGATTTAAATGTAACTGCACAATTACAGGAAATGGCGCAGGAATACCTTAAGAGTGCGAAGAAGCAATTTAATGATGATAAAGTTTCTACGGCTTTAGAAATAGGGGAAACCCATCGTGGCATACTTAAATATGCAAAAGAATGGGGTGCAGATTTAATTGTTATGGGAACGCATAGTCATTCTACTTTAGAAAAAGTACTGGTAGGTACGGTGGCTTCAAAAGTTTTAGAAAAAACAGAAGTACCGGTTTATATGGTGCCTATAAAAAGATAA